In one Arachis duranensis cultivar V14167 chromosome 9, aradu.V14167.gnm2.J7QH, whole genome shotgun sequence genomic region, the following are encoded:
- the LOC107467126 gene encoding uncharacterized protein LOC107467126, with protein sequence MASESSRSSRTRGSAQKRGILCGHGERPVLRVSGTKENSCRRFWSCVYYEVKDECQFFCWVDPEAESKDPYVARLKRKVVALKADMKASEWKLKVAAMLGMVDWDGCLFCWL encoded by the exons ATGGCATCGGAGAGCTCAAGGTCGTCTCGGACCAGGGGATCTGCGCAGAAGAGGGGGATTCTTTGTGGGCATGGAGAGAGACCAGTGTTGCGAGTTTCGGGAACCAAAGAAAACTCATGTCGCCGATTCTGGAGCTGCGTCTACTATGAG GTTAAAGATGAGTGTCAGTTTTTCTGTTGGGTAGACCCAGAAGCTGAAAGTAAAGATCCGTATGTTGCAAGGTTGAAAAGGAAAGTTGTAGCCCTGAAGGCAGACATGAAGGCATCTGAGTGGAAGTTAAAGGTTGCTGCAATGTTGGGCATGGTTGACTGGGATGGTTGTTTATTTTGCTGGCTGTAG
- the LOC107467127 gene encoding agamous-like MADS-box protein AGL62: protein MSTARKSRGRQKIEMKKMSNESNLQVTFSKRRGGLFNKASELCTLCGAEVAIIVFSPGQKVFSFGHPSVQTIIDRYLMHASMHNSGTMQFIEAQRSASVCELNEQLTRISNQLDVEKKRSDELSRLQKTVMTQFWWALSIENMDKTQLNQLKAALEKLKKSVMYYAEKLHIQGIVANPPQPLLGLPSSSDVVHHQPPFPPPTTHHVSQLFASHIRQPLMLNGENRLMHNPMFADWSMLHQHGFNINTGMGGFGNMGGLF from the coding sequence ATGTCTACTGCTAGGAAAAGCCGTGGTCGCCAAAAGATtgagatgaagaagatgagCAATGAGAGCAACCTTCAAGTCACATTTTCCAAGCGCCGTGGTGGGTTGTTTAACAAAGCTAGTGAACTTTGCACTCTCTGTGGTGCTGAAGTGGCAATCATCGTGTTTTCCCCAGGACAGAAGGTCTTCTCCTTTGGCCACCCAAGCGTTCAAACAATCATAGATCGTTACCTCATGCATGCGTCCATGCATAACTCTGGCACCATGCAGTTCATCGAGGCCCAGCGAAGTGCTAGTGTGTGTGAGCTGAACGAACAGCTCACACGAATTAGCAACCAGCTGGATGTCGAAAAAAAACGTAGCGATGAACTAAGCCGCCTTCAGAAAACTGTCATGACACAGTTCTGGTGGGCTTTGTCCATTGAAAACATGGACAAGACCCAACTCAACCAACTGAAGGCGGCTTTAGAAAAACTCAAGAAGAGTGTCATGTACTATGCTGAAAAGCTCCATATTCAAGGCATTGTTGCTAACCCTCCTCAGCCACTCCTTGGTTTGCCATCTTCAAGTGATGTGGTGCATCACCAACCTCCTTTCCCACCACCAACAACTCATCATGTGTCTCAACTATTTGCTTCCCATATTCGTCAACCTCTGATGCTTAACGGCGAGAACCGTTTGATGCATAATCCCATGTTTGCTGATTGGAGCATGTTGCACCAACATGGTTTTAACATCAACACTGGTATGGGAGGGTTTGGAAATATGGGTGGATTGTTTTGA